A genomic window from Plasmodium chabaudi chabaudi strain AS genome assembly, chromosome: 8 includes:
- a CDS encoding SNARE protein, putative, protein MNLLAIILTRHGDETTFLCTATDLNNYSFIKKKAFKEAAFFVARTIPSRIEYDVKEIITHESNIVFAFKYSDNICPVVIATDDYPERVAFYMINEIYMDFIRSIPKNIWSEVKEDNKISFNLNHYLSKYKDPLACDAITQTNMKISENVAKVRVTMDALIRNRENLDVLVDKSKDLSSTTKQLFKQSKKLKRKQCCQLM, encoded by the exons atgaatttactAGCAATTATTTTAACCAGACACGGAGATGAAACTACATTCCTTTGTACAGCAACAGATTTgaataa ctattcttttattaaaaaaaaagcatttAAAGAAGCTGCATTTTTTGTTGCTAGAACAATTCCTTCAAGG ATCGAATATGATGTAAAGGAAATTATAACTCATGAAAGCAATATTGTTTTTGCATTTAAATACTCTGATAATATTTGCCCCGTGGTAATAGCAACTGATGATTATCCTGAGag GGTAgcattttatatgattaaCGAAATATACATGGATTTCATACGCTCAATACCTAAAAACATATGGAGCGAAGTGAAAGAagacaataaaatatcatttaatttaaatcattatttatcGAAATATAAA gACCCTTTAGCATGTGATGCTATAACTCAaacaaatatgaaaataagcGAGAATGTT gCAAAAGTAAGAGTAACTATGGACGCACTTATTAGGAATAGAGAAAATTTAGACGTGCTTGTTGACAAGAGCAAGGATCTTTCGA gTACAACAAAACAATTATTCAAACAAAGCAAAAAACTTAAAAGGAAGCAATGCTGTCAGCTTATGTGA
- a CDS encoding actin-like protein, putative, producing the protein MNANKKEEIPILYSPIEKSLYGKLNNPIEPYIYLENSLPSSEKKKKLNRRISFSSFSNTTCSDILKLNNYLDIKSNILLLSLNNYSFKVGLVNKYDYTLQSLRLPQMEIIETWRELGYMYPPYKNYDILEECIYHCFSNIYKMDLKDQDLFIPLSSKNNMKDFSAIGDILFNSFQVKNLAFKEPSFVSSLIILEELKNIKSGIQIYREETNKECDFICYNDNSNNNDVYDENHYEEILNKDNIDNEEEASQIESSSCNLYSTENHNNKKRKQMSNEQNKKNDPKDGIKNNGKEKYSNESLIKLRELDIFNFTSLLVNIGSTKTTCTPVINGIPLPDLTSIYYIGGYDIDNQIYDEMKKNEMHQKEISMNIAKIAKEKRVFTPQNKDESEYLSILYNKNPKNYFINSYELYFNKIFASAVNSTEIFFSQYYLDNYLKTDSYNNLHKYDINFNPILTQTTLPLAIYNTIQKCPIDFRKELFNNIYLTGGSSIIPGFRQRLENELYEFMNSKEFYNKTVINVHALKRKLLQKYSIYVGSHYFLEFFDYYKYNISKHDYEEYGESILEKLSLQGKLLY; encoded by the coding sequence ATGAATGCCaataaaaaggaagaaaTACCCATATTATATAGCCCAATCGAAAAAAGCTTGTATGGGAAATTAAATAACCCTATAGagccatatatatatttagagAATTCTTTACCTTCGagtgaaaaaaagaaaaaattaaatcgTCGAATAAGTTTTAGTAGTTTTTCAAATACTACTTGTAGTGATATATTAAAgctaaataattatttagatataaaaagcaatatattattattatcattgaACAATTATTCTTTTAAAGTGGGGTTAGTAAATAAATACGATTATACATTACAAAGTTTAAGATTACCtcaaatggaaataatcGAAACATGGAGGGAATTAGGATATATGTACCCcccatataaaaattatgatattttAGAAGAGTGTATTTATCATTGTtttagtaatatatataaaatggatTTAAAAGATCAggatttatttattcccctttctagtaaaaataatatgaaggATTTTTCAGCTATTGgtgatattttatttaattcatttcAGGTGAAAAATCTTGCATTTAAAGAGCCTTCATTTGTGTCctctttaattatattagaagaattaaaaaatataaaatcagGAATACAAATCTATAGAgaagaaacaaataaagaatGCGACTTTATATGCTATAACGATAATAGTAACAATAATGATGTATATGACGAAAATCACTATGAGGAAATATTAAACAAGGATAACATAGATAACGAAGAAGAGGCAAGTCAGATTGAAAGTAGTTCATGCAATTTATATTCCACTGAAAAccataataataagaaaCGAAAACAAATGTCtaatgaacaaaataaaaaaaatgaccCAAAAGACggcataaaaaataatggaaaagAAAAGTATTCAAATGAATCCTTGATAAAACTAAGAGAATtagatatttttaattttacatCTCTTCTTGTAAATATTGGAAGTACAAAAACAACATGTACCCCCGTTATTAATGGAATTCCATTACCTGACTTAACTAGCATATATTACATAGGAGGATATGATATAGACAATCAAATTTATgatgaaatgaaaaaaaacgaaatgCATCAAAAAGAAATCTCAATGAATATAGCAAAAATtgcaaaagaaaaaagagtATTTACTCCCcaaaataaagatgaatctgaatatttatctatactttataataaaaatccaaaaaattattttataaattcatatgaattatattttaataaaatatttgcatCCGCAGTAAATTCAAcagaaatttttttttcacaatattatttagataattatttaaaaacagactcatataataatttgcataaatatgacattaattttaatcCAATTCTTACACAAACAACTTTGCCTTTAGCTATTTATAATACAATACAAAAATGCCCTATAGATTTCAGaaaagaattatttaataatatttatcttACAGGCGGTTCGAGTATTATACCCGGATTTAGACAAAGACTAGAAAATGAGTTGTACGAATTTATGAATAGTAAAGAATTTTACAATAAAACAGTAATTAATGTTCATGCTTTGAAAAGAAAacttttacaaaaatattccaTATATGTTGGATCGCACTATTTTTTAgaattttttgattattataaatataatataagtaAGCACGATTACGAGGAATATGGGGAAAGTATCCTCGAAAAATTAAGCTTACAAGGAAAGTTGttgtattaa
- a CDS encoding cytosolic Fe-S cluster assembly factor NBP35, putative: MSSRNKNNSIIIPFLIGTLASFAVNYYLHNRKDVDEFIKQHADKILSKLIKNYKRKQSEDDNIPNDCPGIDSENAGKSKACDGCPNRKICNDPELKKQKENEKNQIFNEIQENLKNVKYKILILSGKGGVGKSTIASQLAFALSHLNYDVGLLDIDICGPSIPVLTKTIDSDVNYGINGWIPIYKNNLSIMSVGYLLPNFDDPVIWRGPKKNGLIKQFLCDVYWKNLDFLIIDTPPGTSDEHLTICSYLKDNLDGCLIVTTPHILSIYDVKKEIEFCKKTNIPILGVIENMFQSIFVSNYTVQNMCSDMNVDYAGHVTFDQSLIDACHQGIGCCDIDKNCTSSKEIFSICKFLAQKLYTKYSNQIDHIETQQLTTDQTAIDNTDQNDKNDLIQEKSENNQLDEAENIMTENENLSKTQVLEKIIRDVVSIVDEK; this comes from the coding sequence ATGAGTTCACGCAATAAAAACAACAGTATTATTATCCCCTTTTTGATTGGGACATTAGCAAGTTTTGCagtaaattattatttacataataGAAAAGATGTAGACGAATTTATAAAGCAACATGCCGATAAAATATTGTCAAagcttataaaaaattacaagaGAAAACAATCTGAAGATGATAATATTCCCAACGATTGCCCAGGTATCGATAGTGAAAATGCTGGAAAGTCCAAAGCATGTGATGGTTGCCcaaatagaaaaatttgCAATGACccagaattaaaaaaacaaaaagaaaatgaaaaaaatcaaatttttaatgaaattcaagaaaacttaaaaaacgttaaatataaaatacttATTTTATCGGGAAAAGGTGGTGTAGGTAAATCAACAATTGCATCACAATTAGCTTTTGCACTATCACATTTGAATTATGATGTTGGTCTATTGGATATTGACATATGTGGGCCATCTATACCTGTTCTAACAAAAACAATTGATAGCGATGTAAATTATGGTATAAATGGCTGGATCccaatttacaaaaataatttatctaTTATGTCTGTTGGATATTTATTGCCTAATTTTGATGATCCAGTAATATGGAGAGGccccaaaaaaaatggattaaTTAAACAATTCTTATGTGATGTATATTGGAAAAATTTAgactttttaattattgaTACACCACCTGGAACAAGTGATGAGCATTTAACTATATGTTCATATTTGAAGGATAATTTAGATGGTTGTTTAATTGTTACAACTCCTCATATTTTGTCAATATATGatgttaaaaaagaaatcgaattttgtaaaaaaactAATATTCCTATTTTAGGTgttattgaaaatatgttCCAATCAATATTCGTATCAAATTATACTGTTCAAAATATGTGCTCTGATATGAATGTAGATTATGCTGGGCATGTTACTTTTGATCAAAGTCTCATTGATGCTTGCCACCAAGGAATAGGGTGTTGTGACatagataaaaattgtacTTCATCTAAAGAGATTTTCTCAATATGCAAATTTTTAGctcaaaaattatacacaAAATATTCGAATCAAATAGACCATATTGAAACTCAACAACTGACTACCGATCAAACTGCTATTGATAATACTGAccaaaatgataaaaacgATTTGATTCAAgaaaaaagtgaaaataaCCAATTGGATGAAGCAGAGAATATCATGacagaaaatgaaaatttatccAAAACTCAAGTACtcgaaaaaattatacgtGATGTTGTTTCAATCGTTGATGAAAAGTAA
- a CDS encoding DNA primase large subunit, putative: protein MIIRKRSINGSIANKEKLNEKKLQNITIKNYEINEDKKKTFFDYYSCIYPFNMPISLYKYPPIFGHCSLSNFQEIGAKRLALLQFFDTYTIGEEKDHHDSNNISGDGYKKLDKNNSMENKTKQIRQKIYEYKFGIQSMKNYSKEEMENIIMTDLLSHYILRIAFSKDKEKQKWFLKQELKLFTFRLNELKNINVLNQDNLGESERGLIYLLKRENLNYDYIPKPSVAYIGSATTDSSNTDKWNKYTAFIQNRETIEKLFKVPFFPDAYFLVKDHKVCVEKGIAYVPDTYLDAILITQFKINIQESFKYLEQNEKLLLDVQNDSRISSFLAALPKAYVAKDFRQNYEHTEDTRLMPQNLYSIYKQSFPPCMRRIFVNYIKDKHLKHWGRQQLWLFLKGAGMTLDENIQTNRSIWMQPDKFDKEHRYTIRYMYGKEGKKTDFTPYNCSKIINNFPIPSSGDTHGCPFKNFDEPHLKSLLFFFGLNDDQIKAIMPFKKNNEYQLACVKFFTETHPNSPGDGVGNHPNSFYVESRKYYKSKMAQATKK from the exons atgataatacGAAAGCGATCCATAAATGGCTCGATAGCCAACAAGGAGAAACTAAACGAAAAGAAACTCCaaaatattacaattaaaaattatgaaataaatgagGATAAGaagaaaacattttttgattattattcttGTATATATCCTTTTAATATGCCTATaagtttatataaatatcctCCTATATTTGGTCATTGCAGTTTAAGTAATTTTCAAGAAATCGGAGCAAAACGGCTAGCTCTGTTGCAATTTTTCGATACGTACACAATTGGAGAAGAGAAAGATCACCAcgatagtaataatattagtGGTGACGGTTATAAAAAActagataaaaataattcgaTGGAGAATAAAACTAAACAAATCAGacagaaaatatatgaatataaatttggtATTCAATCTATGAAAAACTATAGTAAAGaagaaatggaaaatattataatgacCGATTTATTAtctcattatatattaagaatagcattttcaaaagataaagaaaaacaaaaatggtttttaaaacaagaattaaaattgtttacaTTTCGATTAAATgaactaaaaaatataaatgttcTTAATCAAGATAATTTAGGTGAAAGCGAAAGAggattaatatatttattaaaacgagaaaatttaaattatgattATATTCCAAAGCCTTCAGTGGCTTATATTGGTAGTGCTACTACGGACAGCAGTAATACTGATAAatggaataaatatacagcGTTTATTCAAAATAGAGAAActatagaaaaattatttaaagttccattttttccagacgcatattttttagttaaAGACCATAAAGTATGTGTTGAAAAAGGGATTGCATATGTCCCAGATACATACTTAGATGCAATATTAATTActcaatttaaaataaacattcaagaatcttttaaatatttagagCAAAATGAAAAGCTACTTCTAGATGTACAAAACGATAGTAGAATATCATCCTTTTTGGCAGCGTTACCAAAAGCTTATGTGGCAAAAGATTTTAGACAAAATTATGAGCATACAGAAGATACAAGATTGATGCCCCAAAATTTGTAtagcatatataaacaatccTTTCCTCCATGTATGCGTCGAATATttgttaattatataaaagacAAGCATTTAAAACATTGGGGAAGACAACAATTATGGCTATTTCTTAAAGGCGCAGGAATGACACTTGACGAAAATATTCAAACTAATAGATCAATATGGATGCAACCAgataaatttgataaagAACATCGATATACTATACGTTATATGTATGGTAaagaaggaaaaaaaacagattTTACTCCATATAATTgttcaaaaataattaataattttcctATTCCATCCAGTGGGGACACACATGGTTGcccttttaaaaattttgatgaGCCGCATTTAAAAAGTctcctttttttctttggGTTAAATGATGATCAGATTAAAGCTATAATgccatttaaaaaaaataacgaaTATCAATTAGCTTgtgttaaattttttacgGAAACCCACCCAAACTCTCCTGGAGATGGGGTAGGAAATCACCCAAATTCATTCTATGTCGAAAGCAGAAA GTAttataaatcaaaaatgGCGCAAGCaaccaaaaaataa